The Oceanispirochaeta sp. genome includes the window GTCGATGCCATGAGTTCTTTTGCCGGTATACCTATTGACATGAAACAATGTCACATAGATTTTCTGGTTGCCAGTTCCAACAAGAATATTCAGGGAATGGCAGGTCTTGTTTTTGTCATAGCCTCAAAAGAGGCTCTCGAAGAATTGGCGGATCAGAAGGCCCGCGGCTTTTATCTTGATCTGTACAACCAATTTGTATACTACAGAGATAAAAAACAGTTCAGATTCACTCCACCGGTTCAAACAGTCTACGCCCTCCATCAGGCTCTGAAGGAGTTTCAGGAGGAGAGCCTTCAGGGAAGGTACGATCGCTACTGCCGTCTGTGGAAAATCATGACCGAGGGTATGCAGAAACTTGGTTTCAAGATGCTCGTGGAAGAAGCTTACCAGTCGAAGATGATAACAGCTTTTATGGAACCTGAAACAATAGGATATTCATTTGATGATCTGCATGATTTTCTTTTTGAGAAAGGGATAACCATCTATCCGGGAAAAGCAATGGGCATCAAT containing:
- a CDS encoding 2-aminoethylphosphonate aminotransferase translates to MKEVERKILLNPGPATTTDSVKWSQVIPDICPREHEFAGIVDDIIEGLTDIAADNQDYVSVLFGGSGTAGVESTLCSVPENAKLLIISNGAYGRRMCTIADTYRLDYQAYSSSEYTPLDLSAIEDLVKKGSFTHLFVVHHETTTGLLNDIESLGRIAKAYDLRFVVDAMSSFAGIPIDMKQCHIDFLVASSNKNIQGMAGLVFVIASKEALEELADQKARGFYLDLYNQFVYYRDKKQFRFTPPVQTVYALHQALKEFQEESLQGRYDRYCRLWKIMTEGMQKLGFKMLVEEAYQSKMITAFMEPETIGYSFDDLHDFLFEKGITIYPGKAMGIN